TGGATGTGTCAGCATAAACTAGACTTTAGCTCAGCTCTCCTTATTTGGTGGGTTATATATCAGGCAAGATACTTCTGGATAGTAAGGCCTAAGGTTTGTAATTAGATATCTTATGACCTTTGAAACATTTCATTTGGACCTAGTTCAAAGGTTCCCGGGATTTCTGAACATATTTGGCTGATAATGTTCTAAACACTGGGAACAAAgagctctctcacacactccaCACTTGCACAAAGGCTCCCAGATGAGATTGCtgtactgaaacacacacacacacactgaagagcTTTTGCGTTATTCTACAACAATGGCTGCTTCTGTTTTTCGGCTACtgactgtctcgctctctttctctcgctgtctctttatatctccctccctctcccttttgtAATATGTAGGCTATAGGCTACCTGTAGTTTGGAAGCCCATTCTTTTTAAACTTGTGCCTTTTTTGTCTGTGGTTAGTTTACCTTTTATAGCtcacttggtagagcatggcgcctGCAACGCTAAGATAGTGGGATTGATTCCCGGGATCACCcatatgtaaaaaatgtatgcacgcatgactaagtCCTTTTGgttaaaagcatctgctaaatggaatttattattgttattacttgGTGTTCGTTGGTCTATATAAGAACACTATTATGTGCATCTACTCTCCTGTGTGTTTTTAATGTTTTCTGGTCATCCTTCCCTGTGTGTCCCCCAGGTCGGGAGCAGTTCCACGGGCTGGGCTCCATGTACTGCCGGGGCGCTGCTGCTGCCATCCTCACCTACGATGTGACCAACTGGCAGAGCCTGGCTGAGCTGGAGGAGCGCTTCCTGTCCCTCACCGACACAGCCAATAATGACTGCATCTACGCCATCGTGGGCAACAAGGCTGACCTCACAGACCCCCAGGCCCAGCTGCTAGCCAACCAGGATGGCCTGACAGCGGACCAGAGAGTGGgggactgggagaggactggggagccCAGGGTGCCTTCTGCCTGtcccacccctccagcctcccccatctccctgtcAGGGGTGTCAGTCAACAAGCAGGTGAGCCGGGAGGACGCAGAGGCGTTGTATGGGAGGATCCTTAGATACAAGGGTCTGGAAGAGACGAACAGCCTGCCTGCGGACAAGATGTGCTTCGAGACTAGTGCCAAGACAGGCTACAATGTAGACGCTCTGTTTGAGACGCTGTTCGACATGGTACTGCCCTCAGTCCTCAAGAagaggactgagagagagggatcgCCCACTGTGGACCTGGAAGAGTGCAAAGGGACAGGAAAACGGGCTAGGGCCGCCTGCTGCTAGGGATTAGGGGTAGGTGGGGAGGGATGGATTaactgtttgggggttttagacGGACCGTAAAGAGAGGAGTTCATGTCATCTCTGTATTGGTCTCCCATTACATTCTGAGAATTTTCAGCGGTGACTGtttgatatacacacacacacctgcacacacattCTTTCAATCAAGCTGTCAATCAAATTAATAATTAAAACAAGTAATTTAATTATTCTTTCAATGAGCCGGAAAGAACTATATTGGAGAGCTGGAGTAAGGCGTTCTTGGATTTTAAACATCTTCAAGAGGTTCTGTATTGACTTGAGTTCAGGCCAGAATTTCTGTATGTGTAGAGCAGGTTAGCGTTTTATGTAATTAATCTTCTcggcagagtggtcactagctggcgcAGCCAcagtcataaaatctgattttaaacttaaccacactgctaaccataaccttaaattaagagcaaaaagctattttttgttttcatgaatttttataATATTGCCCATTTTGACTTTGCAGGTGGCCAATCTATTGGCTCTAGGGCAAAGATGCATGACATGTCAACCTGGATATGGGAAATAGACTACTGGTACACAGTTCACCTGTTTATAAATCAATCATTGAATTTTTGTTCATGTTTTGGAACGAGAATGTCACTAACtttgtttccatccacagtttttatgcaaGTAAAGTCATTCTGTATCCCCAAAAAAATCACAACTGTGAGGGAAACAGGACGTTTCGGTACAGTTTTATAAATGCCAACAGATTTGTTCGTTTGACATGGTGGCATCTTTCTGTCGGCGAAATTAATTGCGCGAGAAATGGAGTTGGAAATGTCTTTATGCGCAGATATTGTTACAATAAGCagcatatcgaagtaaacttggagtcacgcgataTGATGTGTGTGGTCCCCCAATACGACTCGGGAAAACGTAGTTTTAGACTACAGATAaaataaattatgatgaacttcacagggtggtgaaagtgcatggtGATGAGAGAGATGGTCCTTTTCAATAAATATCGagtgtcttattctggtgacgtgATTATctatgcttgactgccgtttgacCAATAAAAATATCCATAATCTCATCACGTAGACTAAGCCTACCCACACTGtctctgtgagctgttggctagagcacacgtgccaagaccagagtagcaCATTTGCTATTTTAACGCAATAGTTTTTATGAAAATTTAAGCGAAAGTATATtttgtgtgcactacgtcatcacgcacatATTTTAAATTTTTATCCGCAACAAATCTGTTTGGTAAAAGCACACCACGGGTGAGAAAGTATTCCGATTTTCTTTTCTTGGTTAGAATATTCACATGAGAATTTGTCACCaaatggatggaaacctagctacataTGGCATTGTTCAACAGCAGTAATTGTTTGACTACCAGGGTGGCCACACTGAATTGTGTAAATTAATCCTATTTTAAAGATGTTTTAATGTGTTTAACAATCAGGCTTTACATTTGCATCAGGTGTGTTCTGTTGCATGTTTTTTTTACTGATTCCTTTTTTCATGTAAATCTACACTATAATATGTGTAAGATACAAGTTTGATATTTTCAAATATAGGATAAAAGATTATTCTCATTTAGAAATAGGGGGATAGAGTTTGTTTGAGCTAAAGTGAGAATGTCAATGCATGTACCACCAGCAAAAGTATAACaaacaacatttttatttttgttatgACTCCATTACAATTGGATTCATAGCACATCGAACTCATGGCCAAttttacaaaatatatttttagttcTGAGAAACATAAAAATCAAGTTCATTCAGTGGATATAAATATACGTAGGAAAGTAAATCAGTGCATTTTGTGACCAAAACAATATATGAATGTAAGATTAGGGTAAGATTagggttttatatatatatattgatacaTACACTTGATATATTGCTAACAAACAGTTTGCACTGTAAGGCCTCTTGATGCATAAATGTTATGTTACGTGAGAAGACTTGATGTAAAGCAGATTAATACTGAATGTTAAGAGCATTTCTTCTCACTTAAACCTCAACCAAACCTCATTTACAGTTGGTAGAGGGTCAGTGTTAGTGTCGTGGCATTACTGTATACCTGAATAAAACGTAAGCGCACTTAAATCTAAATAACTGAAGCAGTGCACACACACGCAATCAATATTATCAATCATTAGCTTCATTGATAACTGAAGCAGTGTGTACACAGGCATCTTTGGTTCTTTCAGCTGTATGTTCTTGGTATGGTCAGTTAAACATGtttggtacagtgcattcggatagtacactttttccacattttgttacggtacagccttattctaaaatggatgaaattgtcccccccccccatcaatcacatacaataccacataatgacaaagtgaaaacaggtttttagtgtttttgtattaaaaacaaaaaaactaattttacattagtattcagacactttactcagtacagCCTGGAGACactacaagcttgtcacacctgtaGTTGGGGAgtttctacagacaattcctttgacctcatggcttggtttttgctctgacatgcactgtcaactgtggaaccttatatagacaggtgtgtttctttctaaatcctgtccaatcaacagaatttaccacatgtggactccaatcaagttgtagaaacaggatgcatctgagctcaatttagagacTCATCGCAAATGGTCTGGATACTTACGTAAAtacggtatttctgtttttttatttatgcatttgtaaaaataaaataaaaaagttaactttttgctttgccattatggggtattgtgtgtagactgaggaatttgttttatttaatacattttagaataaggctgtaacgtaacaatgtggaaaaagtgaaggggtctgaatactttctaaatgcactgtatataacatAGCTGAGGTAATAAGTTAGAGCACCATATCAAATAGGACAAACAATTTAAAAATAACATTAACATGTATATTTCATATTGCTGTTGACTTCATGCCGGGGATTCTTTTCCAATTATCAACACAGGACACTTGCTCTCCACTTGAAGCGTTCACACAGTCCTTCAGTCATCACAAGATGCTGATCTAAGGTCTGTTTTGTGTTCTCCCCTTTATGGCTAAGGTTAAGATTTAGGGAGGGTGAGctaatcctagatctgtgcctaagtGTAATGTCTACCTGAATTGCGTTTGGTGGGGGGTACGGTCACAGGAAATGACATCACAGGGTCAAAGGGGACTAAGTGAGAGCCAGGTCACAGGTTCTTCATGCAGACCTGACAGCGGCTGATGCGTGAGAGGAACTGGCCTGCTTTCAGGGTCTCGGAGGCAGGCTCTGCCTGGAAGGACTGTTCGATGGAGGTGAGCCAGAAGCTGTGTTTGTTGGCGAAGTAATGGCAGGTGCCCTTGGCCCCGTTACACTCGATGAAGGGAGTGGTGCGGAAGTCCTCCAGACAGGAACCAGGGGACGACAGAGACTGACCACCGCCCTCGTCACCTGCTGCTGTGTGCTGTGGGGAGacgagggaggggaagagattgCTTTCATATGTCCTGTGTTTTCAGATCAATAAAGATGAAAAGGAGACTAGAATAGGCCACTTTAGACTGTATTAGAACAGGAAGCAAGAGACTCACCATAAGGAAGGAGTAGCCAATCCACAGGCTGCGCCAGCCCACAGGGCATTGTGGGATGGTGATGTCCTGGCTGTGCACGGCGATGGCGACGGACGGAGCCTCGCACACAGAGCAGCGGCTGATGTAGGGTTTGATCTCTTCCTCTTCCACGGGCATCATGGGAAGGGGTGCGGTGGTGGACAGCCAATAGGACTTGTCATTGCGGCTGGCATAGTAGCAGACGTCTCCGGGGTTGCAGTACAGGAAGGGCATGGTGTTGAAACGAGGGAGGCAGGAGCCTGCCAGACCTGGGATCAATAGAAACATTTAATTAATCAATACATGTATTCATATAAAAGGATGACACAGTGCTACAGCCACTACAGGCAAAATTGAGAGAGCCTAATTGGTTATATCTGCCAATGAAATATCAAATAAAATCTGAATAGATACAAGTATAAACTAATAATTGTGTGGTCTTTTTTACATTTCCTGTCTTTTAGGTTCTCATCTTCTCTGTCTCACCTAGGTCCTGGTTGTGGGCCTTCTCCTGGCCCTCGAAGTACAGTAGACTGTAGCCATCCCACAGCTTGGACATGCCCACGGGGCACATGGGGGTCTGCTCTGATTGGCTGTGCTTCACCAGCAGATATCCCACACTCACACTGCGTCCAGGCATGCCAGGCAACCCTGTAGTACCTGGGTTACCACGGTGTCCTAGGGGTCAGAGAGAGGTTAaaatgtgactattaaaacctacccaaaccagaaaccgtggatagatggcagcattcgcgcaaaactgaaagcgccaaccaccgcatttaaccatggcaaggcctggaaatatggcagaatacaaacagtgtagttattccatccgtaaggcaatcaaacaggcacaatgtcagtacagagacaaagtagagacacgtgcagacacgagacgtatgtggtaggatctacagacaatcacaaaCTACAAacggaaaaccagccacgtcgtggACACCGACATCTTGCTTCCGGATAAGCTAAACATCttttcgcccgctttgaggataacacagtgccaccaacgaggccagctaccaaggactgtgggtacgcctctgtggccgacgtgagtaagacatttaagcgagttaacccttgcaaggctgctagCCCAGACAATGTTCCTAGCCACGTGGCtcgggttgttgttgtcctttgatctttttggtcttcctgtgacatcgggtgctgtaggtgtcctgcagGGTAGtttgaacagcattcttacataagtattcctcattcttacataagtattctgtcatcatgaagtgctttgactatagctcagcattcaacaccacagtaacatccaagctcatcattaagctcggggccctgggtctgaaccctgccctgtgcaactgggtcaaatcaaatcaaattttatttgtcacatacacatggttagcagatgttaatgcgagtgtagcgaaatgcttgtgcttctagttccgacaatgcagtgataaccaacaagtaatctaactaacaattccaaaactactgtcttatacccagtgtaaggggataaggaatatgtacataaggatatatgaatgagtgatggtacagagcagcatacagtagatggtatcgagtacagtatatacatatgagatgagtaatgtagacaaagtaaacaaagtggcatagttaaagtggctagtgatacatgtattacataaggatgcagtcgatgatgaagagtacagtatatacgtatgcatatgagatggataatgtagggtaagtaacattatataaggtagcattgtttaaagtggctagtgatatatttacatcatttcccatcaattcccattattaaagtggctggagttgggtcagtgtcaatgacagtgtgttggcagcagccactcaatgttagtggtggctgtttaacagtctgatggccttgagatagaagctgtttttcagtctctcggtcccagctttgatgcacctgtactgacctcaccttctggatgatagcggggtgaacaggcagtggttcgggtggttgatgtccttgatgatctttatggccttcctgtaacatcgggtggtgtaggtgtcctggagggcaggtagtttgcccccggtgatgcgttgtgcagacctcactaccctctggagagccttacggttgagggcggagcagttgccgtaccaggcggtgatacagcccgccaggatgctctcgattgtgcatctgtagaagtttgtgagtgcttttggtgacaagacgaatttcttcagcctcctgaggttgaagaggcgctgctgcgccttcttcacgacgctgtcagtgtgagtggaccaattcagtttgtctgtgatgtgtatgccgaggaacttaaaacttgctaccctctccactactgttccatcgatgtggataggggggtgttccctctgctgtttcctgaagtccacaatcatctccttagttttgttgatgttgagtgtgaggttattttcctgacaccacactccgagggccctcacctcctccctgtaggccgtctcgtcgttgttggtaatcaagcctaccactgttgtgtcgtccgcaaacttgatgattgagttggaggcgtgcgtggccacgcagtcgtgggtgaacagggagtacaggagagggctcagaacgcacccttgtggggcccccttgtggaggatcagcggggaggagatgttgttgcctaccctcaccacctgggggcggcccgtcaggaagtccagtacccagttgcacagggcggggtcgagacccagggtctcgagcttgatgacgagcttggagggtactatggtgttgaatgccgagctgtagtcgatgaacagcattcttacataggtattcctcttgtccaggtgggttagggcagtgtgcagtgtggttgagattgcatcgtctgtggacctatttgggcggtaagcaaattggagtgggtctagggtgtcaggtagggtggaggtgatatggtccttgactagtctctcaaagcacttcatgatgacggaagtgagtgctacgggcggtagtcgtttagctcagttaccttagctttcttgggaacaggaacaatggtggccctcttgaagcatgtgggaacagcagactggtatagggattgattgaatatgtccgtaaacacaccggccagctggtctgcgcatgctctgagggcgcggctggggatgccgtctgggcctgcagccttgcgagggttaacacgtttaaatgtcttactcacctcggctgcagtgaaggagagaccgcatgttttcgttgcaggccgtgtcagtggcactgtattgtcctcaaagcgggcaaaaaagttatttagtctgcctgggagcaagacatcctggtccgtgactgggctgggtttcttcttgtagtccgtgattgactgtagaccctaccacatgcctcttgtgtctgagccattgaattgagattccactttgtctctgtactgacgcttagcttgtttaatagccttgcggagggaatagc
Above is a genomic segment from Oncorhynchus nerka isolate Pitt River linkage group LG1, Oner_Uvic_2.0, whole genome shotgun sequence containing:
- the rab20 gene encoding ras-related protein Rab-20, encoding MPELSKMRKPDVKVVILGDMNVGKTSLLHRYMDRKFKDTMSTVGGAFFLKQWGPYNISIWDTAGREQFHGLGSMYCRGAAAAILTYDVTNWQSLAELEERFLSLTDTANNDCIYAIVGNKADLTDPQAQLLANQDGLTADQRVGDWERTGEPRVPSACPTPPASPISLSGVSVNKQVSREDAEALYGRILRYKGLEETNSLPADKMCFETSAKTGYNVDALFETLFDMVLPSVLKKRTEREGSPTVDLEECKGTGKRARAACC